Genomic segment of Sinorhizobium meliloti:
TTGGCCATCGCCAGCGAAGCGGCGCTGAAGTTCAAGGAGACGTCCGGCATGCATGCCGAGGCCTATTCCGCGGCAGAGGTGCTGCACGGACCGGTGGCGCTGGTCGGGCCCCGGTTCCCGGTGCTTGTGCTGGCCGCCCGCGATGCTGCCGAGGCCTCTGTCGCCGATATCGCGGACGGCATGAGCGCCAAGGGCGCGGTGGTGCACGTGACCTCGGCACGGGCGAGCAAGGCAAAGCGCCTGCCCTTCGTCGAGACCGGGCACCCGCTCACCGACGCCTTGGCGCTGATCCTGCCGTTCTATGGCTTCGTCGAGGCCTGGTCCCGCTCGCGCGGTCTGAATCCCGACGCACCGGAGAACCTCAAGAAGGTGACGGAGACACGATGACTGCGAAGAAGACGATCAGCGGAGCGCGGATTTTCGACGGCATCGACTGGCACGACGGGGCAGCCCTCGTGATCGAGGCGGGACACGTCAAGGCGATTGCGCCGGCGGGAAGCGTCCCCGCCGGTGGCGAGACCGTCGACGCGCGTGGCCTGCTTCTCGTGCCCGGTTTCATCGATCTGCAGGTGAATGGCGGCGGCGGCGCGCTTCTGAACGAAGCGCCGACCCTCGAAAGCATCCGGCAGATCTGCGCGGCGCATGCGAAATTCGGCACGACGGCGCTGCTGCCGACCCTGATCACCGACACGCGCGCGGTCAGGACCGCGGCCATTGCAGCAGGCGTCGAGGCGAAAGCCGCGGCGGTTCCGGGCTTCCTCGGCCTGCATCTCGAAGGCCCGCATCTGTCCGTCGCGCGCAAGGGGGCTCACGATCCGGCGCTGATCCGCCCGATGGGCGATGACGATCTTGCCGAGATACTCGCTTGCGCAAAGGCGCTCGGCCGTCTGATGCTCACCGTGGCCCCGGAAAACGCCACCAGGGAGCAGGTGCGGGCGCTGGCCGATGCCGGCGTCGTGGTGAGCCTCGGCCATACCGACGTGGATTACGATACCGCCTGCGCCTATGCCAAAGCGGGTGCCCGGACCGTCACGCATCTCTTCAACGCCATGAGCGGGCTCGGCCATCGAGAGCCCGGCGTGGTCGGCGCGGCGCTTTCGACCGGCACGCTCCACGCGGGCATGATCGCCGATGGTTTTCACGTTCACCCGGCGTCGATGGGCATCGCGCTGCGCGGCAAGAAAGGCCCGGGTCAGATTTTCCTGGTCACCGACGCCATGTCGCCGATCGGCACCGACCAGACGAGTTTCTTCCTGAACGGACGGGAAATCTTGCGCCAGGGCGGGCGCCTGACGCTTGCCGACGGCACCCTTGCCGGCGCCGATATCGACATGCTGTCGTCGGTCCGCTTCGTCCACCAAAGGCTTGGTCTCCCGATCGAAGAGGCGGTTCGCATGGCCTCCGCCTATCCCGCCGACGCCATGGGGATCGCCTCGCACAAGGGCCGGCTCCTGCCTGGTACGGATGCGGACTTCGTGCTGCTCACGCCGGAACTCGCAATGAAATCGACCTGGATCGCCGGGGAGGCAGTTTTCGCGGTTTGAGGCAGCTTGGCGGCGCGATACACGGCAAGATGCCCCTCACCCTAACCCTCTCCCCGCAGGCGGGGAGAGGGTACTTGCCCTATGAAACACGGGCAGTTGTGGCTGGGCAGGCAGTCTCCGCTTGGCCCTTGGCCCCGCCTGCGGGGAGAAGGTGGCCGGCAGGCCGGATGAGGGGCGGACGCCGGAAGGAAGCCTCACAACTTACGCTCGAATCTTCGCCCCTATGGCATCGAGCCGCGCCCGCATCGCCCTGATCGTTGCTGCGTCCGTGCGGCGACGCTCCGGCGCGGCGAATCCCATCTCGACG
This window contains:
- the nagA gene encoding N-acetylglucosamine-6-phosphate deacetylase, with protein sequence MTAKKTISGARIFDGIDWHDGAALVIEAGHVKAIAPAGSVPAGGETVDARGLLLVPGFIDLQVNGGGGALLNEAPTLESIRQICAAHAKFGTTALLPTLITDTRAVRTAAIAAGVEAKAAAVPGFLGLHLEGPHLSVARKGAHDPALIRPMGDDDLAEILACAKALGRLMLTVAPENATREQVRALADAGVVVSLGHTDVDYDTACAYAKAGARTVTHLFNAMSGLGHREPGVVGAALSTGTLHAGMIADGFHVHPASMGIALRGKKGPGQIFLVTDAMSPIGTDQTSFFLNGREILRQGGRLTLADGTLAGADIDMLSSVRFVHQRLGLPIEEAVRMASAYPADAMGIASHKGRLLPGTDADFVLLTPELAMKSTWIAGEAVFAV